CTCATGGGGCCCAAGGGCTCCGCTTTCGGAATTCACTACGTGCAGCAAACCATTCGATTCGCCGCCGAACTGGACTGCCCCATTGTCGATACCACCGACGGCGCTGTGGAAATCCCCGGCCTTTCTCGTGAGGAAGTTTTTCGGATTACATGCGACAACTACCGCCAGTGTTTGAGCTGGGCGGAAGATTACAACGTCATCCTGGCAGTGGAGCCGCATGGTCCTTACACCAACGACCCTGAGTTTCTCCATCGCCTCTTCGATTATTTCCAGTCGGAGTATCTCCGATTCAATCTGGATACCGGCAACACTTTTATTGCCGGGCACGATCCCCTGGAGTTTTGCAAAGAATTTCGAACGTACCTCGTCCACTGCCACATCAAAGATGTGAGCGAGAGCCTGGCTGTTGCCGCTCGGGGTCACGACACAGGAATCGGCACGTCGTTCGTCCCGGTAGGCGGTGGTGTCAACGCCGAGAACATTAAACGCGTCATTCAGTACCTCAAGGAGACTAACTGGAGTGGCGTGATGTCCATCGAGTGTTACGGAACGGACGAGTTCATGCAAGCAAGTGTCGATTTTCTGCGTCCCCTCGTCGCAGATTCCTAAAAGCAAGAGCGATTCGACCGCCAAAAACGAGGATCTCCATCACAAGGCTGTTGTTCAATTTATCGCTGCCAGGATGAAAATTGGGAGGTGACGTATGCTTGGTCCCATGAGTCGCCGGAGTTTTATGGGCCACGCGGTGATAGGAGCGGCGGGACTGTCACTGGCTGGTGCCGCAGCCGCGCGTGGCGATGAAACACTCCCGCCCCCTTCTTCGCTTGCTACCCTGCCGCGGGGCAAAATCAAAAACCTGGAAATCAGCCGACTCCTCCTCGGCGGTAACCTGCTCACGCATTTCACCCACAGCCGAGATCTACGTTACGTGTACAATCTTGCTCGGCACTACAACACGGATGCCAAAATCCTCGAGACGCTCGCCATTGCCGAGGCCCATGGGATCAACACGCTTGTTATTCACTATGCACCGGCGGCCATCGCGGTGCTCCAGGAGCACCGCAAGCGCGGCGGCAAAATGCAATGGATCATGTGCACCGCCCATGCCCTGGTGAGCGGTGGCATGGACGCTTTCAAGCAGCAGATCGATGCACTGGTGGAAGCCGGCGCCAATGCGCTGTACATCTCGGGTCTGGAAGGCGATTTCGCCTGCGGATTTCTCAATGATGTGTGCGGGCCGGATGCCGATGAGCGCGTCGGTGCACCGCGAATGGAACTGCTCGCCCAGGCCCTGGAGTACGCTAAATCGCACCAATTGCCCGTGGGAATTGGAGCCCATCGCATGGGGGTTGTCGCAGACTGCGAGAAGGCCGGGCTACCAAACGACTTCTACGTTGTCACGTTCCACCGCCAGAATTACCCATCGGTGAAACTCTATTACGATTCCCGGTGGTGTTCCAAGCCCGAGGAACTCGCCGCCCTGATGCAGAACGTGGAGAAACCCTGGATTGCATTCAAAGTGATGGCGGCGGGGGCAATCCCACCAGAAGCCGCTTTTCGGTACGCGTTCGAAAACGGGGCGGATTTTGTCCTGGCCGGGATGTTCGACTTCGAAATCCCCGCTGATGTGGAGATTGCGAACAAAGTGTTGAGTGAGCTGAAAACCCGCTCCCGGCCCTGGCGTGCATGATAGGCTGCTGGGACGAGCAACTCAGGTGTTTTTTCCAGGCAGGAAATAATCTCCATCATGCCCCTGGGCCAGAGCCGCCCCGGGAGACTGTGGTGGGCGTTCGTGGAGGGACGATCTGGCCGTAGCCGTGATGGTATTTGTCGTACCATTTACGGGCTTCTTCGAGCGGAATTTCCAAAGGTTTACCGAGCTGGCAGGCAAGAAACGCTTTTTTGGCCACGTCTTCCAGGGCGATCGCAAGCTTCACGGCATCGATCGCGGTGGGACCCCACGTGAAGGCCCCGTGGTTTGCCAGCAGGATGGCCGGGGCCCGATTGCGATACCGAATGATCGCCTGGCCGATATTGTCCCCTTCATTGTCAACATACGGGGCACATGGGATTTCTGCCCCGAAGTAATCGGCAATTTCCGTGAGACACAGTGGGATCGGCCGTCCCACGGTGGCCCAGGCGGTGGCGTAGTCGCTGTGAGCATGGGCAATCCCTCCCACCCCCGGCATATTCCGGTAAATGTACAGGTGGTGCGGTAAATCGACGCTTGGCCGCAGGTGGCCGGAGAGGATTTTCCCCGTGATGAGATCCACTTCCACGAGGTCCTCCGGTGTGAGGGTTTCGTAATCGACACCGGACGGCTTGATGACGAGCCGGCCTGTGCTGCGGTCCAGCCCGCTGACATTGCCCGAGTGCAAACACACCAGGCCATACTGTTGAAGCATCTTGTTGGCCCGGCACACTTCCTCGCGGAGTGATTCCAGCGACATGACACGATCTCCTACCCGCCATCCTGGGCGCTGTCACAAGCGGAGTCCCAGAAGGTCTTTTTTCGCCTACGATCTGATCATACTTCTTTGCGGACTTCCTTCCGAATAGCAATGAGCGCTTTCATGACATCGTACAGGGAGGTCTCGTAATGGGGCAAGCCGAACGCATCGTGCAGTTTGCGGTAAAGCTCGTAGAGGCGGGCATAAATAGCCGCGGCTGCTTTTCGGGGCCGATAAACTGTGGGCTTGACGCCCGTCATCCGTCGCTGAGCCTGCTCCACTGATTTGTAGACTCCTCCCACAACAGCTCCAAAAATCGCGGCGCCCAGAGCGCAGGTTTGCGCCGAGCGGCTAATCTTCATCGGACGGTTGCACACGTCGGCATAGACCTGCATGACGAACGGGTTTTTCTCGGCAATGCCCCCACAATTGATGACCTCTTTCACCGCTACACCGTATTCTTCAAATCGCTTGATAATCGTCAGCGCGCCGAATGCTGTGGCTTCCACCAGCGCGCGATATACCTCGGGAGCGGTGGTCAAAAGTGTTTGACCGATCAGCAAACCGGTTAATAGAGGGTCCACCAGGATCGTGCGATTTCCGTTGTTCCAGTCCAGTGCCAGCAAGCCGCTCTCGCCGGGCAAAAGTTTTTCGGCCTCCCGCGTAAGCGCCGCGTGGGGATCGCCTTTGGCTGTATATTGCGCAGGAGTCAGGTACTTCACAAACCAGTTGAAAATGTCGCCCACCGCCGACTGCCCGGCCTCCAGACCATACATGCCGGGAACAATTGAATGCGGCACGATGCCGCACAGCCCGGGGATGTCGGGCAGGTCCTCATTCATCGGCACGACCATCATGTCACACGTGCTCGTCCCAATAATTTTGACGAGAGTTCCCGGCTTGATTCCCGCTCCCACCGCACCCATGTGCGCGTCGAACGCCCCCACGGCGACGGGAATTCCGGGCCGGAGTCCGACTTTCCGGGCAATCTCCGGAATAAGCTCTCCGGCCTTGCGGTCCGCGGGAAGCGCCTCTGGGGCATATCGCCGCCGAATTTTCACCAACTCCGGGTCGAGACTGGCCAAAAATTCCTCACTCGGCAGCCCTCCCCAAGCGGGATGATACATCGCCTTGTGACCGGCCGCACAGATCGAACGTGGAATCGTCTCTGGCTTCAGATTGCCGGTAAGCCAGCCGGGAATGAAATCGGCGAGTTCCACCCACGAATAGGCCGCTTCAAACACCTCCGGACTGGTCCGACGACAGTGGAGGATCTTCGACCAGAACCACTCCGAACTATACGTACCACCGCACTTGGCAAGATACGGAAGCCCCATTTGCCGGGCCTTCTCGGTAATCTCGGCCGCTTCAGCGTAGGAGGTGTGATCTTTCCACAGCCAGGCCTGTGCGGCAAGGTTCTTCGCAAATCGTTTTTGAAAGGCGAGAGGCCAACCGTTTTCATCCACAGGAATGGGCGTGGATCCCGTGGTGTCCACGCCGATCCCCACCACGTTCTCCGGCTCGAAACCGGCGCTTTTAGGAATGCTGCGAATGGCCGCCCGCACGCAGCGATAAAAGCCCTCGATATAATCAGCAGGATTCTGTCGGGCAAGATTGGGGTTCCTGGAATCCAGGAGGACTCCATGCTCGCCGCTGGGATATTCAAAAACCGCCGTTCCTACCTCTGTCCCGTCTTCCACATCCACCACCAATGCCCGTACGCTGTTGGTTCCGTAATCCACACCGATCGCGAACCGACGGGGTAATCGTTTGGCCATATCGACAAGCTCCTCCACAAGTCCACAAGCAAGTGCCAGAACGCTACGTGCTGCCTCGACTCACCCAGTTGCCAGAAGTCTCCGTCGATAACCCCGGCTACAAGATGTGTGTTGCTTCCTGACTCCACGAACAGCAAATTTCCCCATAAACTACCCACGGGCAAGCGAATCCGCAACCGGGTGGGCGTTATGGCGGAGGAAGTCGGTCGGGAAGGGATGTGCTTGAGCAATAAAAGAGCGGACTCCCCATATGGAGTGCGGGGCTTTAGCCCCGCTGAAACGGAATCCATGATCGAACGTTGACAAACGGACCTGACAAGCAGGTCCCTCCGGAGCGTCGGAGGGGCACGCTTGTCGTGCCCGAGGAAAAGGGAATGGATGACCGAACGTCAAACGGCGGACCCGACAAGCGGGTCTCTCCGACGTTGTAGGGGCAATTCATGAATTGCCCCTACCAGTGCGCTCTCGTGGTCGTGGCGAAACACCGCCAACGCCAAGGTTGTGAAGGCTAAAGCCTTCACTAAAAAGCGGCGATGAATCGCCGCACTCCATAAAGTGCGGGACTTCGGTCCCCGCTGAAACGGAATCCATGATCGAACGTTGACAAACGGACCTGACAAGCAGGTCCCTCCGGAGATATGGACCTGACAAGCACGTCCCTCCGAGAAAAACGGACCCGACAGGCAGGTCCCTCCGAAGCGTCGGAGGGGCACGCTTCTCGTGCCCGAGAAAAAGGGAATGGATGACCGAACGTCAAACGGCGGACCCGACAAGCGGGTCCCTCCAAACGTAGACGTGACAAGAATGTCCCTCTGGGAAAAGCGGACGGGGGCAAACGCATCCCTTCGAGGGCGGCCGACTAAAATGGCAGGGGCGACCGGCTGGTCGCCCCCAACTTGCGCCACGCTCTTGCAGGTCAAGCATGAAGTAAAGATACCCGGGTGTTCATTCGTACTGGGCGAGAAGCTGCTTGAGTTCCTGTTTAGGGAGAAAACCCGTTATGCGTTCCACGGGCTTCCCGTCCTTAAACAGGATCAGCGTGGGGATTGCTGACACACGGTACTGGGAAGCCAACCGCGGTTCTTCGTCCACATTGACTTTAACGATCTCCACGTGATCGATTTCCCTGGCCACTTCCTGGAGAACAGGTGCGAGCATTCGACACGGCGGACACCAGTCCGCGTAAAAATCCACAAGCACTGGCTTTGTCGACTGAAGCACCCTGGATTGGAAGTCTGCCGTGGTCACGTGTTCAATCGTGTGGCTGCTGGAGAAAAACATACTTTTCACCTCCTTATTCTCTTTTGACGTTTCTTTCGCGTTTTCTGCTGTGGAACTTGCCTCACTCCCCGAAGCCGTGTTCTGGGAAACGGAAACCCGATTTTCCGCTCCGCTTTCCGGCGTGGGGACGGACTCGTTCCTCTGCTCCATGGACCCATTACCTCCCTTCTGGCCGGGCGCGATCACGCCGCTCAAAAACCCCTGCGAACAACCCACCAGCACAACGAGTAGGAATAAAGAGGGGATAATGGTCCCCCAGTTCACTACGGTTTTCGCACGGGAGCAGCGACCGCTCGGGAAGCCTGGCAATCCATTTCGCGACAGCATTGGGCAATCTCCGTCTCAATTCGAAATCCACCTTGGTGTGCACGTGCATCCGAATAATATAGACGGGCGGCCCCGCCGATTCGTTACATCGGGACGGGAAGATCCTTGGCCGGTGCAAACGGGGCGATGAAGCGGATCCTGCCCCCGGGTAGCCTTGACGATACCCCCAGCGATGGGTGACAATAATAGTATCGAGGACCCACTTCTCCTGAGCGGTGGATGAACTAGGGCTTACGCGACGCTTCGGAACGTCGCTTCCGCTGGTTGTTTGCGCCTGCCGCACGAACTCTGAGTTGCAACTCTGCCCGTTTTAACCTTAACTCTGAAAGACAGCCACGATGATTGAGAGGCCCGGCAAGAGGGGCTGAACAAACGTCAGCAGAAAGCGGAAGACGACTGACAACAAGTTACAGGGGGTCCTTTTTATGTGGCATACTTCCCATCTGGAGAAAGTGAACATCAGCCCGGCGAGCATGCGGGTGATCAAGCTGCTGGTGGGGAACTCCCCGAAAAGCGTGGCCGATCTCATCCGCGAAATGAAGGTGACGCGAACCGCGGTGACCGAGCAGCTTAATGAGCTTGTCGCCGCCGGGTTGGTCGAGCGACAGATGCAGCGGCTTCCCGGACGAGGCCGACCTCGTCACGTCTACTCCGCGACTCCTGCGGCTCTGGCACTCCTTTTCGCACGCAACCA
This is a stretch of genomic DNA from Thermogutta terrifontis. It encodes these proteins:
- a CDS encoding sugar phosphate isomerase/epimerase family protein, whose protein sequence is MIELGFHTDNWRPLSKSFEFAVERGAALGLKHVEFAVINGQDFIQEMGYDPAISLQSNPRALRRYLESKGLSVSQIDGSYPLMGPKGSAFGIHYVQQTIRFAAELDCPIVDTTDGAVEIPGLSREEVFRITCDNYRQCLSWAEDYNVILAVEPHGPYTNDPEFLHRLFDYFQSEYLRFNLDTGNTFIAGHDPLEFCKEFRTYLVHCHIKDVSESLAVAARGHDTGIGTSFVPVGGGVNAENIKRVIQYLKETNWSGVMSIECYGTDEFMQASVDFLRPLVADS
- a CDS encoding ribulokinase, whose protein sequence is MAKRLPRRFAIGVDYGTNSVRALVVDVEDGTEVGTAVFEYPSGEHGVLLDSRNPNLARQNPADYIEGFYRCVRAAIRSIPKSAGFEPENVVGIGVDTTGSTPIPVDENGWPLAFQKRFAKNLAAQAWLWKDHTSYAEAAEITEKARQMGLPYLAKCGGTYSSEWFWSKILHCRRTSPEVFEAAYSWVELADFIPGWLTGNLKPETIPRSICAAGHKAMYHPAWGGLPSEEFLASLDPELVKIRRRYAPEALPADRKAGELIPEIARKVGLRPGIPVAVGAFDAHMGAVGAGIKPGTLVKIIGTSTCDMMVVPMNEDLPDIPGLCGIVPHSIVPGMYGLEAGQSAVGDIFNWFVKYLTPAQYTAKGDPHAALTREAEKLLPGESGLLALDWNNGNRTILVDPLLTGLLIGQTLLTTAPEVYRALVEATAFGALTIIKRFEEYGVAVKEVINCGGIAEKNPFVMQVYADVCNRPMKISRSAQTCALGAAIFGAVVGGVYKSVEQAQRRMTGVKPTVYRPRKAAAAIYARLYELYRKLHDAFGLPHYETSLYDVMKALIAIRKEVRKEV
- a CDS encoding twin-arginine translocation signal domain-containing protein, coding for MLGPMSRRSFMGHAVIGAAGLSLAGAAAARGDETLPPPSSLATLPRGKIKNLEISRLLLGGNLLTHFTHSRDLRYVYNLARHYNTDAKILETLAIAEAHGINTLVIHYAPAAIAVLQEHRKRGGKMQWIMCTAHALVSGGMDAFKQQIDALVEAGANALYISGLEGDFACGFLNDVCGPDADERVGAPRMELLAQALEYAKSHQLPVGIGAHRMGVVADCEKAGLPNDFYVVTFHRQNYPSVKLYYDSRWCSKPEELAALMQNVEKPWIAFKVMAAGAIPPEAAFRYAFENGADFVLAGMFDFEIPADVEIANKVLSELKTRSRPWRA
- the trxA gene encoding thioredoxin yields the protein MLSRNGLPGFPSGRCSRAKTVVNWGTIIPSLFLLVVLVGCSQGFLSGVIAPGQKGGNGSMEQRNESVPTPESGAENRVSVSQNTASGSEASSTAENAKETSKENKEVKSMFFSSSHTIEHVTTADFQSRVLQSTKPVLVDFYADWCPPCRMLAPVLQEVAREIDHVEIVKVNVDEEPRLASQYRVSAIPTLILFKDGKPVERITGFLPKQELKQLLAQYE
- a CDS encoding class II aldolase/adducin family protein, translating into MSLESLREEVCRANKMLQQYGLVCLHSGNVSGLDRSTGRLVIKPSGVDYETLTPEDLVEVDLITGKILSGHLRPSVDLPHHLYIYRNMPGVGGIAHAHSDYATAWATVGRPIPLCLTEIADYFGAEIPCAPYVDNEGDNIGQAIIRYRNRAPAILLANHGAFTWGPTAIDAVKLAIALEDVAKKAFLACQLGKPLEIPLEEARKWYDKYHHGYGQIVPPRTPTTVSRGGSGPGA